The Teredinibacter sp. KSP-S5-2 genome includes a window with the following:
- a CDS encoding SCP2 domain-containing protein, whose protein sequence is MAVTYFDIQKLPAKVHSSLPQLAKHSFSLLPMAPFNYAASEILNKLYRTQINDGDLDFLRDKTILLTVKDINQSWAFTLASGKIRVFQNAVETNATISSNFDNFFQLFSQEADPDTLFFSREMSIGGDTELALEFKSFFENHPLIDDDAFSWGILQSYIKAIRSKP, encoded by the coding sequence ATGGCTGTTACCTACTTCGATATACAAAAATTACCCGCAAAGGTACACTCAAGCCTCCCCCAATTGGCTAAGCATTCTTTTTCACTCTTGCCGATGGCACCTTTTAATTATGCCGCAAGTGAAATACTCAATAAGCTGTACCGCACCCAAATCAACGACGGTGACCTGGATTTTTTACGTGATAAAACGATTTTACTTACAGTAAAAGATATCAATCAAAGTTGGGCATTTACCCTGGCAAGTGGAAAAATTCGTGTTTTTCAGAATGCTGTAGAAACTAACGCGACCATTAGCAGCAATTTTGATAATTTTTTTCAACTGTTCAGTCAAGAGGCGGATCCTGACACCTTGTTTTTCAGCCGGGAAATGTCAATTGGAGGTGATACCGAACTGGCACTTGAGTTCAAATCCTTTTTTGAAAACCATCCATTAATTGACGATGACGCCTTTTCCTGGGGAATTCTGCAGTCTTACATTAAAGCCATTCGTAGCAAACCCTAA
- a CDS encoding peptidase U32 family protein has protein sequence MELLCPAGSIASLKAAIENGADSVYIGLKNGTNARCFAGLNFTDNDLNRAGKLVSERRKKLLIAINTFAHPGDVKLWFHAVDKAVDMGASAIIVSDIAVMEYCANRYPNMPLHVSVQASATNLAALDFYRQNFNATRAVLPRVLSKEQVKSLAESSPMELEVFAYGSLCIMAEGRCYLSSYLTGESPNTCGACSPAKYVEWREENDVLETRLNGFLIDRFAPGEHAGYPTLCKGRYVVDGHTYHILEEPTSLNTLDLLPELLQMGIAAVKIEGRQRSPAYVAQVTKVWREAIDQAKRQLHDFIPTVEQTQVLEKLSEGKQMTLGAYSRKWQ, from the coding sequence ATGGAATTACTTTGCCCAGCAGGAAGTATTGCCTCTCTGAAAGCAGCGATTGAGAACGGCGCAGATTCTGTCTATATCGGTTTGAAGAATGGAACGAACGCCCGTTGTTTCGCAGGTTTGAATTTCACTGATAATGACCTGAACCGAGCCGGCAAGCTTGTTTCTGAGCGACGAAAAAAACTGCTTATTGCCATCAATACATTCGCCCACCCCGGCGACGTTAAGCTTTGGTTCCATGCTGTGGATAAAGCCGTCGATATGGGGGCGAGTGCCATTATTGTCTCTGATATTGCGGTGATGGAGTATTGTGCCAATCGATACCCGAATATGCCATTACATGTTTCCGTACAGGCATCCGCGACTAATCTTGCCGCTCTGGACTTCTACCGGCAGAACTTCAATGCCACGCGTGCCGTCCTGCCGCGTGTGCTGTCCAAGGAGCAAGTTAAATCACTTGCTGAGTCCTCACCAATGGAGCTGGAGGTTTTTGCTTATGGCAGTCTCTGTATCATGGCTGAGGGGCGTTGTTACCTGTCATCTTATCTCACTGGTGAGTCGCCAAATACCTGTGGCGCTTGTTCCCCTGCCAAGTATGTCGAGTGGCGGGAAGAAAACGACGTGCTTGAAACTCGTTTGAATGGTTTTTTGATTGATCGATTTGCTCCGGGGGAACATGCGGGTTATCCCACTTTGTGCAAAGGGCGTTATGTGGTGGATGGCCATACCTACCATATTTTGGAAGAGCCCACGAGTTTGAATACCCTAGACCTTTTGCCCGAATTACTGCAGATGGGTATCGCTGCGGTCAAAATTGAAGGGCGTCAGCGAAGCCCCGCGTATGTTGCGCAAGTTACCAAAGTCTGGCGTGAAGCGATTGATCAAGCTAAGCGTCAGTTGCATGACTTTATACCTACGGTGGAACAAACCCAGGTTCTGGAAAAACTATCGGAAGGCAAGCAAATGACCCTTGGTGCTTATTCGAGGAAATGGCAATGA
- a CDS encoding U32 family peptidase, with product MTTTNNLTSKLKTSLGPILYYWRKADVEAFYDRVASSLVDIVYLGETVCGKRSELKRNDWLVIANKLKESGKEVVLSSLALIESAGDLTLVKSLCEQEDFVVEANDVSAIHLLAQKGLPFVVGPAVNCYNAETLNTFLNLGMSRWVLPVELSKSWLQQVLLDCDALGIRERLNIEVFVHGHLPLAYSARCFTARSENRDKSECERCCIHYPKGRTAFNQDNQEMFVLNGIQTLSGSCHNILSDLGNMSGIVDIARFSPEEDATLALLACNGDYSEKQCSQGVNGYWFGAEGISVQ from the coding sequence ATGACAACAACAAACAACCTGACCTCGAAATTGAAAACATCTCTCGGGCCAATTCTTTACTACTGGCGTAAAGCGGATGTGGAGGCGTTTTATGATCGTGTTGCATCAAGCCTGGTGGATATCGTTTACCTGGGTGAAACCGTCTGTGGTAAACGTTCTGAGTTGAAACGAAATGATTGGTTAGTTATCGCTAACAAACTGAAAGAGTCAGGAAAGGAGGTGGTTCTTTCATCTCTAGCGCTAATAGAGTCAGCAGGTGATTTAACGCTGGTTAAAAGCTTGTGTGAACAGGAAGACTTTGTCGTCGAGGCCAACGATGTCAGTGCCATTCATTTGCTCGCGCAGAAGGGCTTGCCTTTCGTGGTGGGCCCCGCGGTCAACTGCTATAACGCAGAAACGCTAAATACCTTTTTGAATCTGGGAATGAGTCGATGGGTATTACCGGTAGAGTTGTCTAAATCCTGGTTACAGCAAGTGCTGTTGGATTGTGATGCTTTGGGTATACGGGAAAGGTTGAATATCGAGGTATTTGTCCATGGCCACTTACCCTTGGCCTACTCCGCGAGGTGCTTTACTGCCAGGTCTGAAAACCGGGATAAAAGTGAGTGTGAGCGGTGTTGTATTCATTACCCAAAAGGAAGAACAGCCTTCAATCAGGATAATCAGGAAATGTTTGTCTTAAATGGCATCCAGACGCTTTCTGGCAGTTGTCACAATATCTTGTCTGACTTGGGGAATATGTCAGGTATTGTTGATATCGCACGGTTTAGCCCTGAAGAGGACGCTACATTGGCGCTTTTAGCCTGTAATGGAGATTATTCTGAGAAGCAATGTTCTCAGGGGGTGAATGGCTATTGGTTTGGTGCCGAGGGCATATCCGTTCAGTGA
- a CDS encoding FAD-dependent oxidoreductase: MTQHNTYDVTVVGGGIHSVSIASEAASRGLKTLLVQDGDLASGASAVPLSVLTGDLRKLESFDLTGLSSNLDEISKIQTKAPHLIESRPFFLIQNPEVRSAKRVNTGIAVYRRIQPRWIETLTSTTHPQNRLKPDIDIAKYTDVLFKNGRFILGLAHTAQNLGAELLCHHRVIQADRQKSRWVLSIRKQSSHECFQISSKVVVNCCGWLANNFLETLQVKTRARATRVDYGHLYIRTQAPLGGVYAIQQPTKCLTYAYDFSEGIVCIGPFLLPENTQEKRLCVVNDVIEQWNHVFAEHITRDNIIHQSWCYRALIEDPTCNDYTVMRDSLLDLNNPGRQAPVLNLFGIEPTKHRRIAEQALDMLMPFTGAARNTEYRNTPIASAKFNSTSPREFGEDIGRKYPFVPSQIVSRLVEHYGTEVERILNKSTQLTDLGVHFGHGLYEAEVKYLLEQEWASTAEDILWRRSYLGMVFSEEETHHLQTWVSEQSK, translated from the coding sequence GTGACACAACACAACACTTACGATGTAACGGTCGTTGGAGGCGGAATACACAGCGTCAGCATTGCTAGTGAGGCTGCCAGCAGAGGGTTAAAAACCTTACTTGTCCAGGATGGAGACCTTGCTTCAGGCGCTTCAGCTGTTCCTCTCAGTGTCCTTACTGGTGACCTGCGCAAGCTTGAAAGCTTCGACCTAACAGGCCTTTCGTCCAATTTGGATGAAATCAGTAAAATCCAAACAAAAGCGCCTCATTTAATCGAAAGCCGCCCTTTTTTCCTCATACAAAATCCTGAGGTTCGTTCCGCCAAAAGAGTTAACACTGGTATTGCCGTCTACCGCCGTATACAGCCTCGCTGGATTGAAACCCTAACCTCCACTACTCATCCCCAGAATCGCCTCAAACCAGACATAGATATTGCAAAATACACCGATGTTCTGTTTAAAAATGGGCGTTTTATCCTTGGGCTGGCACACACAGCACAAAACCTCGGTGCAGAACTTTTGTGTCATCATCGGGTAATCCAGGCAGATAGGCAAAAAAGTCGCTGGGTTTTGAGCATTAGAAAACAGAGTTCCCATGAATGCTTTCAGATCTCCAGTAAAGTTGTTGTCAACTGCTGTGGCTGGCTCGCCAATAACTTCCTGGAAACCCTGCAAGTAAAAACCCGGGCGAGAGCAACACGTGTCGACTATGGCCACCTTTATATTCGAACTCAAGCGCCTCTGGGCGGCGTTTATGCGATTCAACAACCGACTAAATGCTTAACCTACGCCTACGATTTCAGCGAAGGTATCGTCTGTATTGGCCCCTTTCTTTTACCTGAAAACACTCAAGAAAAACGTTTATGCGTAGTGAATGACGTTATTGAACAGTGGAATCATGTTTTTGCCGAACACATCACTAGAGACAATATTATTCACCAGAGCTGGTGTTACCGCGCTCTGATTGAAGACCCGACCTGTAACGACTATACGGTGATGAGAGATTCTCTGCTCGACCTGAATAACCCAGGGAGACAGGCTCCTGTACTAAACCTGTTTGGCATAGAACCCACCAAGCACCGTCGCATCGCCGAACAGGCTCTGGATATGCTAATGCCCTTCACAGGGGCAGCCAGGAATACGGAATACAGGAACACCCCCATCGCCTCGGCGAAGTTTAACAGCACATCGCCAAGAGAATTCGGAGAAGATATCGGCCGCAAGTATCCGTTTGTTCCCTCGCAGATAGTCTCACGGCTTGTTGAGCACTACGGAACCGAAGTAGAACGAATATTAAACAAGTCAACGCAGTTAACCGATCTGGGTGTCCATTTTGGTCACGGCTTATATGAAGCTGAGGTCAAGTACTTGCTAGAACAGGAATGGGCATCAACAGCAGAAGATATCCTCTGGCGGCGCAGTTATCTGGGAATGGTATTTTCTGAAGAAGAAACACATCACCTCCAAACTTGGGTTTCAGAACAATCGAAATAA